One Dictyoglomus thermophilum H-6-12 DNA window includes the following coding sequences:
- a CDS encoding AIR synthase-related protein: MVALESSGFHSNGYSLIRKILKDKEIDPTKDYGFGRPLVDLLLEPTRIYCHVVYPLIEKGLVKALSHVRGGGIVENTLRVTMGRGVKLFKEKIKTQEFMKFIIKEGNVSEEEAMRVFNMGVGMVITTNNEDRLLEELKNQNLDYDFYLVGKVV; the protein is encoded by the coding sequence TTGGTAGCACTGGAATCAAGTGGATTTCATAGTAATGGTTATTCGCTAATAAGAAAGATTTTAAAGGATAAAGAGATAGATCCAACGAAAGATTATGGATTTGGAAGACCTTTAGTAGATCTTTTGCTTGAACCTACTAGAATCTATTGCCATGTTGTATACCCATTGATTGAAAAGGGATTAGTTAAGGCACTTTCTCACGTAAGGGGTGGAGGGATAGTAGAAAATACCCTAAGGGTAACTATGGGTAGGGGAGTAAAGTTATTCAAAGAAAAGATAAAAACTCAAGAATTCATGAAATTTATAATAAAGGAAGGGAATGTCTCTGAAGAGGAAGCGATGAGGGTATTTAATATGGGGGTTGGGATGGTAATAACTACAAACAACGAAGATAGGTTACTAGAGGAACTTAAAAATCAAAACCTAGATTATGACTTTTACCTAGTAGGTAAGGTGGTATGA
- a CDS encoding AIR synthase related protein produces the protein MDLVAMNVDDVVCTGAKPVAFVDYYACGKLDEGVYSKVIRSIVEGCKIAKVALVGGETAEMPGMYAEGDFDLNGTAIGIAEKDNILPKNIKEGRCFGSTGIKWIS, from the coding sequence ATAGATCTTGTTGCTATGAATGTTGATGATGTTGTGTGTACTGGAGCAAAACCAGTGGCTTTTGTTGATTATTATGCCTGTGGTAAACTTGATGAAGGAGTTTACTCAAAAGTAATAAGAAGTATAGTTGAAGGGTGTAAAATAGCTAAGGTTGCTTTGGTGGGTGGTGAAACTGCGGAGATGCCAGGAATGTATGCCGAAGGGGATTTTGATCTAAACGGGACGGCTATAGGAATTGCTGAAAAAGATAACATTCTGCCTAAAAACATAAAGGAAGGGAGATGTTTTGGTAGCACTGGAATCAAGTGGATTTCATAG
- a CDS encoding phosphoribosylformylglycinamidine cyclo-ligase, translated as MADYREAGVDIDKANSLINKLKEEISSTNNEYVITGVGGFGAIIDVNLKEFKNPIISVSTDG; from the coding sequence ATGGCAGATTACAGAGAGGCAGGAGTTGATATAGATAAAGCGAATAGCTTGATAAATAAGCTAAAGGAGGAAATTTCATCTACAAATAATGAGTATGTTATAACTGGTGTAGGTGGATTTGGAGCGATAATTGATGTGAATTTAAAAGAATTCAAAAATCCAATAATTTCTGTATCCACGGATGGGTAG